A stretch of DNA from Scomber japonicus isolate fScoJap1 chromosome 19, fScoJap1.pri, whole genome shotgun sequence:
aaggaaggagggaggaaagaaagagagaaggaggtaaggaaggaaaggaaggaggaaagaaggaaggagggaggaaagaggaaggaaagaattaacaagtaaaaacagactgggtcaatttgacccgggaggacgacacgagggttaaagttAGAAACTAGACAGTCAGGCAGAAACTAGACAAATACAactgaataaaacagaaaaggagaaaCATGTAAAGACAGTCAGGTAAATGTGATGAGAGGCTGATGGGATGAAGGGTTAAGTGAACAGGTTTGTCCAGATGGTGGCGCTacagcagcagacaggatgaCAGCAGACAGGATGACAGCAGTCAGTCGGACTCTTCCTCTGAACATGAACAGTGTAGGTGACAAGTTTGACCTCACGGTGGCGCTAAAGGAGAAGACTTAAATATCTGAACCACATTTCAACTCATCAGACACAAGTTAGATTTCAGCTTtgacccttaaacaggcagcgagCAGCAGGAGACTCTTTCACTAGGAGCATCATTAGTTCAGGTGCTTGTTCTGAAGCTCGAGGTCAGTCTGTACTtggatagaaatgataaaagtaGAAACTAGTAAACATACATCATCTTATTTTCCCCTCCTGTCTGTTTCCATGTTGGAACTGAATCAGCTGCTCTGAAagcttctctctgctgtttctCTTCATTCTGAGACTAAACGTTTCTAACATGGTTTCTTCTCTTCGTCAGGTGACCAAAGACGAGTTCGTCAACTATTACTGCGGAGTCAGCGCCTCCATCGACAGCGACGTTTACTTTATTCTGATGATGAGAAACGCCTGGAAGCTCTGAACCCAAAGActtcatgaattcattcattttaatcatgTGACCATCACATCGAGCTGTTTGATAGTAATTATCGTTCATTTTGTGCTTTCATAAGTTAGAAAATCATTTAACGGTTCATTTCATAGTTTGCAGAGTGACTTTGGAAACCTTTTGCATATGCAgtccttttaaaatgttatttctaaGCAACAATGATTCTAAGGCAACTGGACTTAGATTTGTCTATGAAGACGTTTCGCCTCTTATCCAAGCGGCTTCATCAGTTCGTAACGCATCGGTCTCACTAGTCCTCACTAGTCTGACACACAGTGGAGGTAGACCCAGGTATTTATCCCTGTGGAAGTGACCGCCCAGCCATTTTCTGACAATAGTTCGTTCCTAACCCTGTGAGTCATCCCCCGTGAACGACAGTGAACTCCTAACGACTGTCGTTCACGGGGGATGACTCACAGACCAAAACAATGGTCAGGTGAAACTCCACTAACGAACTATTGTCAGAAAATGGCTGGGCGGTCACTTCCGCAGGGGTAAATACTTGGGTCTACCTCCACTGTGTGTCAGACTAGTGAGGACTAGTCAGACCGATGCGTTACGAACTGATGAAGCCGCTTGGATAAGAGGCGAAACGTCTTCATAGACAAATCTAAGTCCAGTTGCCTTAGAATCATTGTTGCTTAGAAATAACTATGACCTGGACAAATGAGAATATacatagatttttaaaatgttaaatcttaaaatgttaatctaATGTAAAGTAAACACAACAGTATGTTTCCACATCAggttttatagtttattattaatatgcaaCACTTTCAgctttgtttaaataaagaaaatgtttttatgtgataaaacaaacagaatattCAGTACAATCAGACGTGAGAGAGTAAAGCTCAGTGTATTGCTGTGAGGAAACATGAGGTGTAAGTTGTGTCAGATATAAGCAGCATGGTGTCAGTGGCGTCTCtgtgaaccctaaccctcctctcaGACCTCCGCTCACTGTCACCTTTACTAGGATTCAGGGCTGAGAGATAAATAATACTGATGAGAACTGAACCTGCAGGCTGAGcgggagcagcagcagttctcCAACAGTTTAATGTAACAGCAGCGTTTTATTAAAGGATCTTTGTTTGGTTTAACTCCTGAAACATGAAACCTGTGATTCCAGGCAGCCGGCAGTCTCTGTTTATGGATCACTAACTAATAAGAGTTggtaagatgagcaattaaTAAACCAGTtcaactagttttaaaagcagcatcaggtttgttcaaatgtatattttatatttttgttggttttatatcatttaaatgacattacatgacaaaagtaagactgaatgctttACTTTATGTTGGGTCATTGGTtggttattcatatgtttattttctcatttcaatcACATTAAATTTGACTAAAGCACATGGACTCATATCACTTTGGTTTGAacatcatgttttatatttatgttcatattttgaCTGTGGCTGGTTTAACGTTTGCTGAACTGGTCAGCAGCTGTTTCTGTAATCAGCAACAAGTCATCCTGTTTCAGTTGATGAattttaaagggttaattcaaccacattaaagatgaaaggaggcAGAAATCTCCATAAAACTCTAAATGATGTAGATGTTTGACCGTGTTCAGGCTGCCTGGAGGATAATCTGCTTTGGAGACAGTAGCAGTAATATAAAGTACTCTGATCTGCTGTAAACAGGttaaacatgcagaaacactGGTACAGTCTTCTAGTTCCTCCAACAACCGACTCTGGGTGACAGCAGGTCAGTTCATGGAGGTTTGTCAGTATAAAACATGTCAGACATTAAGATAAATATAACAAAGCAACACAATGAAGAAGCTACATTTCTGGGCTTGTATTGATCAAATGGCTAAAAGTGACTTCATAGAAAGATAAAAAGCTTCTTTACTCACactaaagaataaaaacatttgattaaaaatactaaaaacataaaaggttAAGTTTGAAAGatgtggttgtttctgctggCTCTGTCTGCTGGGGCATTTAGGATCCCTCCTCCTCACTAATCCAGCTTCTTAATGGAAGTGCAAAACTAAACTGTGGAAATGCCCCTTTAACTGCTACTGGAGATATTAAAGACtacaagcaaaacacattaatgtataaaataataataaaataataaaaaatcatttGCAGAATAAAATATCCCTGAGAAAATATGGATGTGTTTTAGATGTAGAGTAAATCCTTGATTCTGATTGGATGTTCCTGCTCTGGTCATGTGATCTGCTCTCAATGTTCCTCCATAAATTTATCTTCTTATTCTCTTTTTACATCAATGGAGCCTTTTTAACCCGTCGTCACAGGTTCTGGTCTTAGTGTGGACGTCAGCGattcttttccttctcagaTCTGATCTGATTGGTTTTTAGAGGCGAAACGTATTTCTGCTAAATGAGATCGGGGGGGAGGGTTCAAACCTCTGGTGTTTGTTCTGGGCTGAGTCAGCGGACGAGGTGGTAAACTCCACTTAGTTTCACTTCAAAATCAAGACTGAAAACACAGTAAGAAGATCGAATCTACACGAATATCAAGAAGACACATGTACGTCATTTGTTAGTCCGGCCATTCAGATCAGATCTGCAGTCAGTCAGGTGGAGATGAACTGAGACCACTTCCTCTGAAGGTCTCTGTGTGGTTGTGTTGGTCTGAGTACGACTGCTGAGCTCAGATCTGCCCAAACAAATCAAACCAAGGAGGAAAACCAACCCGAGTCCTGTTCAACCAGACTGATGTAGACAGGGAGGACACATCCTGAGACTCTACcgatgctagcagctctgtggtGCTAACCTGAGCTAAAAGCTAAACGCTAATCAAACCGGAAGATTTCAGAAATGTCAGGACGTTTGGAAGTTTTAGGCTGGAGTTGgttattacagttcatcctgAGGAGAACATGAACATGAGACAAATGACATGACAATTTATCAAATacttgttgagatatttaactTAAATCAACGCTAGAGGAAACATGAGTTGATCAGCCAAAGTCAGCTGGATTCCTCCTCTGAGGAACATGAATCTGCACCCAATATCAGAGCAACCCCTTTAGCTGGATAAGTGTAACCTTTGACCTCATGGTGGAGCTAAAGGATCACAGATTCATTCTTTGGGGAACACTAATTTCATCCATTATTGTTGAGATGTTTCTGTGTGAACTGACCGGCAGATATTCTCAGAAGATGAATAAATAGTCGCTGCTTCTCTTCACCTAATTGATCTGGTAGAAGCTGGACATGGTGACGTAGGCCTCCTCCTGCTGGCTCACTGCAAACACCTCAGGCTCCTTCTGTCCGGCACTGCATTCAGGTGTGTGAGGTCGCTCCGCCAACCGGGGGACGTCCACCGGGGACGGATCGCGGTTCTGCACGCTGTCCTCTCCGTCGGACGAGCTCCTGCtcagcagctccagctcctcGGTGCTGATGCTGGCGTTGTCCCTGGAGCAGTCGGAGCTCTGGGTGGAGGAGGGAGCGTTGGAACGGTCGGCAGCAGCAGGAATCGAGGGCTCTGTTTCCTCACATGATGCTTTCTCTATCGGGGAGATTTTAAGGGCGCTGAAGACCTCCGGTTTGATGTGCAGCAGAAGACCCTGCACAAACAGACACGTCACatatcatcatcacacatcacatcagatcATCAGGTACTGACAATCACAACCTTTCCAATACTGTGACACCAGTGAACCCTCCAGTAATCCTTAAGATAGATTCATCACAGTTATAATTCCTCTGATAACTAGAAGTCACTTTAAAGTAAATGTGTCGTTaatgaaaagatgtttttctGGCAAACAGCCTCAAAGTAAAACAACTAACTTTATTAGGTTTGCAGATCTGcaccagtgtgtgtttgggatGTGGGATGTTCGGCCACATGTAGGTGAATATTCTGtgaggggaaaagaaaagatcaTTAACATATGAAACATGTTGTTTATGGGTCTGTCTGAGAGGAAAGCAGAGATGCGTACTTGTTCTTCCAGAAGAAAACAACGCTGAACGTCAGAACCACCAACGGGACGAGACATGCGATCAGTTTGTAGATCGACTCCCACTCCATGTTTTCTcctttaagaaagaaaaagaaaagagagaaagcaaagaaaaggTTGTTATTCTCTTCTGTATGAAACCtgtgcttcatgtgtttgtgtctgtttcagATGTTCCACCAAACAGACTTTTCTCCTCACAAGGTTTCAAAGAAATAACTGTTAGAAACACAAAACCTAAAAAATTAAACCAGATTTC
This window harbors:
- the LOC128379974 gene encoding interleukin-7 receptor subunit alpha-like; translation: SKRIRLSGVSQTLTLSSSSVHSYRDFAVNKIRCLNDSGDEITSKDLQPLAQFILTVHLKRGGTITTPLDLKKIVKPRSPHVWNVTFNQESNQAVFHIRTPYHNDYLKINNQRFQLHIWTVDSEITQDVFQKDTLAISMEHLQKNRKYHVKVRAMPSEHLQGSWSEWGKTYSFSSPAGENMEWESIYKLIACLVPLVVLTFSVVFFWKNKIFTYMWPNIPHPKHTLVQICKPNKGLLLHIKPEVFSALKISPIEKASCEETEPSIPAAADRSNAPSSTQSSDCSRDNASISTEELELLSRSSSDGEDSVQNRDPSPVDVPRLAERPHTPECSAGQKEPEVFAVSQQEEAYVTMSSFYQIN